In Lysinibacillus sp. 2017, the DNA window ATAGGGGTTGAGTTTGATTAAAAATAATCAAACTTTTTTTGTATATAAAAATACATCCACTAAATATTTATTGAGATAATGGATGTATTTTTTTTGGGTCTTTTAATGAAGATGGAAAATATAATTAAGTTCGATCATTTATAATAAAGTTTGATAAAAAACCTGTATGGAATGCAGTTTTCTTATTCAACAATCGGGCGCGTTTATGTAGGAACGCGCTTTTTTTCATTAAGGGGCCATATCGTGGATTCACTTAAACTAATGTGCAGCTTAGTTAAGAAGGGAATTGTACGATTTGTATAGAATGTTTTGGTTATAGAAATATAGGGGGGATTAGATGGAAGATTATTATTGGGATACGCAGCTGGAATACCTCAAAAGAACGAGGGATTTATATTATAACGATGACTACTTAGAGTTTTTAGTAAAAAGTGTTTGGAAGATTTCTAAACCAGTACATATTATTGATTTTGGGTGTGGGTACGGGTATTTAGGACTTAAATTATTACCCCTATTACCAAAAGGTTCTAAATATACAGGAATAGATAAAGGACAACAACTCATTAATAAGGCCATAGAATATTTTCATGGGTTTCCGTATGAATCTGAATTCTTTGTCACAGATATTAATGAGATTGAATTAGAGGGTAAGTACGATATTGCGATTTGCCACGCATTTTTATTACACATGTCCGAACCCCAAAAGGTACTAAAAAAAATGGTAAATTCTATAGCTAACGGTGGGAAAATAATTTGCTTTGAACCACATTGGATTTCAGGCATGTCATCATACGAACTTGGAGGGTATGAACAATCACAAATTGTGCCTCTTGGAGTTCTGCAGAAATTATTCGAAAAAAGTAAAAATATAAATGGGAATATTGGAGTGAAATTACCTAGATATTTATCTGAATTGGGTGTAAAGAACATTGAGTGTAGAGTCAGTGATAAAGTTAACTTCCTCAATCCTGAAGAAGCTCAACACGTTAAGAAAAAGTTGTTTTATTCGCTTAAAGAAGATGGAGTTGGTGGAGAGCCAATAAAAAAGGATCAGTTTATCGAGAACTTGATAAAACGAGGAGTTACATAT includes these proteins:
- a CDS encoding methyltransferase domain-containing protein; translation: MEDYYWDTQLEYLKRTRDLYYNDDYLEFLVKSVWKISKPVHIIDFGCGYGYLGLKLLPLLPKGSKYTGIDKGQQLINKAIEYFHGFPYESEFFVTDINEIELEGKYDIAICHAFLLHMSEPQKVLKKMVNSIANGGKIICFEPHWISGMSSYELGGYEQSQIVPLGVLQKLFEKSKNINGNIGVKLPRYLSELGVKNIECRVSDKVNFLNPEEAQHVKKKLFYSLKEDGVGGEPIKKDQFIENLIKRGVTYNDAQEQFEAELLFSQVFNMDSYLIYAPSMKITFGDIKRC